Proteins encoded together in one Acanthopagrus latus isolate v.2019 chromosome 19, fAcaLat1.1, whole genome shotgun sequence window:
- the ctdspla gene encoding CTD (carboxy-terminal domain, RNA polymerase II, polypeptide A) small phosphatase-like a isoform X2 — MDNTSIITQVANPKEEESISSSQDKVSQSNSSLKKHRSRSIFSPFFCCFRNYNDYHVETPPANNKTLSLPPPPEENGSPPKPPAKFLLPEVSIADYGKNCVVIDLDETLVHSSFKPISNADFIVPVEIDGTVHQVYVLKRPHVDEFLQKMGELFECVLFTASLAKYADPVADLLDQWGVFRTRLFRESCVFHRGNYVKDLSRLGRELSKVIIIDNSPASYIFHPENAVPVQSWFDDMTDTELLDLIPLFEGISKEDDVYSLLQSLRNR, encoded by the exons TCTCCCAGTCCAACAGCAGTCTAAAGAAGCACCGGAGCCGGAGCATTTTCAGCCccttcttctgctgcttccgCAACTACAATGACTACCACGTGGAGACGCCACCTGCCAACAACAAGACACTTTCTCTGCCCCCGCCGCCAGAGGAGAATGGCAGTCCTCCCAAG CCACCAGCCAAGTTCCTCCTGCCCGAGGTCAGCATAGCAGACTACGGCAAGAACTGCGTGGTGATCGACCTGGACGAAACCCTCGTGCACAGCTCCTTCAAG CCCATCAGCAATGCAGACTTCATTGTTCCAGTGGAGATTGATGGGACTGTTCATCAG gtgtACGTGCTGAAGAGGCCTCACGTAGACGAGTTCCTCCAGAAGATGGGGGAGCTCTTCGAATGCGTCCTCTTCACAGCGAGCTTAGCCAAG TATGCTGACCCTGTGGCAGACCTGCTGGACCAGTGGGGGGTGTTCCGTACCCGGCTCTTCAGGGAATCATGTGTTTTCCACAGAGGAAACTACGTCAAAGACCTCAGCCGGCTGGGCCGAGAGCTCAGTAAAGTCATCATCATAGACAACTCACCTGCCTCCTACATCTTCCACCCTGAGAATGCa GTCCCGGTGCAGTCCTGGTTTGATGACATGACTGACACGGAGCTGCTGGACCTGATTCCTCTGTTCGAGGGCATCAGTAAGGAGGACGACGTTTACAGTCTGTTACAGAGCCTGAGGAACAGGTAG
- the ctdspla gene encoding CTD (carboxy-terminal domain, RNA polymerase II, polypeptide A) small phosphatase-like a isoform X1: protein MDNTSIITQVANPKEEESISSSQDKVSQSNSSLKKHRSRSIFSPFFCCFRNYNDYHVETPPANNKTLSLPPPPEENGSPPKCDQVQVIPIPSPPAKFLLPEVSIADYGKNCVVIDLDETLVHSSFKPISNADFIVPVEIDGTVHQVYVLKRPHVDEFLQKMGELFECVLFTASLAKYADPVADLLDQWGVFRTRLFRESCVFHRGNYVKDLSRLGRELSKVIIIDNSPASYIFHPENAVPVQSWFDDMTDTELLDLIPLFEGISKEDDVYSLLQSLRNR, encoded by the exons TCTCCCAGTCCAACAGCAGTCTAAAGAAGCACCGGAGCCGGAGCATTTTCAGCCccttcttctgctgcttccgCAACTACAATGACTACCACGTGGAGACGCCACCTGCCAACAACAAGACACTTTCTCTGCCCCCGCCGCCAGAGGAGAATGGCAGTCCTCCCAAG tGTGACCAGGTCCAGGTCATCCCCATCCCCAGT CCACCAGCCAAGTTCCTCCTGCCCGAGGTCAGCATAGCAGACTACGGCAAGAACTGCGTGGTGATCGACCTGGACGAAACCCTCGTGCACAGCTCCTTCAAG CCCATCAGCAATGCAGACTTCATTGTTCCAGTGGAGATTGATGGGACTGTTCATCAG gtgtACGTGCTGAAGAGGCCTCACGTAGACGAGTTCCTCCAGAAGATGGGGGAGCTCTTCGAATGCGTCCTCTTCACAGCGAGCTTAGCCAAG TATGCTGACCCTGTGGCAGACCTGCTGGACCAGTGGGGGGTGTTCCGTACCCGGCTCTTCAGGGAATCATGTGTTTTCCACAGAGGAAACTACGTCAAAGACCTCAGCCGGCTGGGCCGAGAGCTCAGTAAAGTCATCATCATAGACAACTCACCTGCCTCCTACATCTTCCACCCTGAGAATGCa GTCCCGGTGCAGTCCTGGTTTGATGACATGACTGACACGGAGCTGCTGGACCTGATTCCTCTGTTCGAGGGCATCAGTAAGGAGGACGACGTTTACAGTCTGTTACAGAGCCTGAGGAACAGGTAG
- the vill gene encoding villin-1 isoform X2, producing MDSKNGKLWSKETPWPSLRETQDKFSKMMTDESLDAFRSVSRKPGLQIWTINNMKMAPVSPRGFGNFFEGDCYIVLYIVENRGSRQSVDIHYWIGNTSSQDEQGTAAIYVTQLDEYLGGSPVQYREVQGYESPRFRSYFKNGLIYKKGGVASGFHHVDTNVYNILRLLHVKGRKNVTATEVEVSWNSFNNGDIFLLDIGKAIVQWNGPQSNRREKLKAVLLAQDIRDRERGGRAQIGVVEGGDERDSPELMKIMTAVLGQRNGPVREATPDDRSEQVQNNNVRLYHVFEHSGNLVVQEVATEPLTQDLLRSSDCYIADQRGSSVMVWKGKQASKEERREALNRAVGFIKAKNYPSSTSVKVMCEGGESAMFKHLFKSWRDKGQTQGLGTTYNVGKIAKVDQAKFDVMQLHARPELAAQHRMVDDGSGDVTVWRIENLELAEVNRRTYGQFYGGDCYLVLYSYQRAGQQQYILYMWQGRHATTDEITACAYQAVNVDNKYNGAPVQVRVVMGKEPRHFLAIFKGRLIIFEGGTGRAGVVNPDKGARLFQVRGNDELSTKATEVQARASSLNTNDVFLLKTDHVSYLWYGKGCSGDERVVGRAMSDVLSKQDKQVVMEGQEPAEFWVALGGKGPYASDKRMQREEPLHSPRLFECSNQTGRFRMTEVDDFTQDDLDEEDVMLLDTWEEIFLWVGNLANQYETKEAWNCAQEYLRTHPARRDPDTPIIFVKEGHEPPTFTGWFNAWDPHKWSGGNSYEETKKKLCDATSLSQITVDFSNLNKSPGGSYQAPGSPMTSPPIYRTHGGDLSPRPATPTSPPTLRTQSPGLMNLSPSSGFNLTFTDGGMKSPSAGYSGKFLDPELLINKSPSELPQGVDPSQREAHLSDVDFENLLGSSRADFLRLPKWRQADLKKKAGLF from the exons ATGGATTCTAAAAATGGAAAGCTGTGGTCAAAG GAGACACCGTGGCCCTCACTCCGCGAGACACAAGATAAG tTCAGCAAGATGATGACTGATGAAAGTCTCGACGCCTTCAGAAGCGTCAGTCGAAAGCCCGGCCTGCAGATATGGACCATCAAC AACATGAAGATGGCGCCTGTCTCACCCAGGGGTTTTGGTAACTTCTTCGAGGGAGACTGTTACATTGTTCTTTAT ATCGTTGAGAACAGGGGCTCGCGCCAATCCGTCGACATCCACTACTGGATAGGGAACACCTCCTCCCAGGACGAACAAGGCACGGCTGCCATCTACGTCACCCAGCTGGACGAGTACCTGGGCGGGAGTCCGGTGCAGTACAGGGAGGTGCAGGGTTATGAGTCTCCGCGCTTCAGGAGCTACTTCAAAAACGGCCTCAT CTACAAGAAGGGCGGGGTGGCCTCGGGTTTTCACCACGTGGATACCAATGTCTACAACATCCTGCGACTGCTGCACGTCAAGGGGAGGAAAAACGTCACAGCGACGGAG GTGGAGGTGTCATGGAACAGCTTCAACAACGGAGACATATTCCTGCTGGATATCGGGAAAGCCATAGTGCAGTGGAACGGCCCCCAGAGCAACAGGAGAGAGAAGCTCAAG GCAGTCTTGCTGGCGCAGGACATCcgggacagggagagaggaggtcgAGCTCAGATTGGTGTcgtggagggaggagacgagagggACTCGCCGGAGCTGATGAAGATCATGACGGCCGTCCTCGGCCAGAGAAACGGGCCTGTGAGGGAGGCCACTCCTGATGACAGATCAGAGCAGGTGCAGAACAACAACGTCAGGCTCTACCA TGTGTTTGAACACAGCGGAAACCTGGTGGTTCAAGAAGTGGCCACAGAGCCTCTAACGCAAGACCTGCTGCGCTCCTCT gACTGTTACATCGCGGACCAGAGAGGCTCCAGTGTGATGGTGTGGAAAGGCAAACAGGCCTCCAAGGAGGAGCGGCGAGAAGCTCTCAACAGGGCGGTG GGCTTTATCAAAGCCAAGAACTACCCGTCCAGCACCAGCGTGAAGGTGATGTGCGAGGGGGGGGAGTCGGCGATGTTCAAGCACTTGTTCAAGTCCTGGAGAGATAAAGGGCAAACCCAGGGTCTCGGCACCACCTACAACGTCGGGAAGATAG CAAAGGTAGACCAAGCAAAGTTTGATGTGATGCAGCTCCACGCACGCCCCGAGCTGGCAGCGCAGCACCGCATGGTGGATGACGGCTCGGGAGATGTGACG GTGTGGCGTATTGAGAACTTGGAGCTGGCCGAAGTAAACCGACGTACATATGGGCAGTTTTATGGAGGAGACTGTTATTTGGTGCTGTACTCATATCAAAGAGCGGGCCAGCAGCAGTACATCCTCTACATGTGGCAG GGCCGTCACGCCACGACGGATGAGATCACAGCTTGCGCCTACCAGGCCGTCAACGTTGATAACAAGTACAACGGAGCCCCGGTCCAGGTCAGGGTGGTCATGGGAAAGGAGCCTCGCCACTTCCTGGCAATTTTCAAAGGCAGACTCATCATTTTCGAG GGTGGTACGGGCCGAGCTGGTGTGGTGAACCCAGACAAGGGAGCCAGGCTCTTCCAGGTGAGAGGAAACGATGAGCTGAGCACTAAGGCCACCGAGGTGCAGGCGAGGGCCTCGTCTCTGAACACCAACGATGTTTTCCTGCTGAAGACGGACCACGTCAGCTACCTGTGGTATGGAAAG GGCTGCAGCGGGGATGAGAGGGTGGTGGGGAGAGCCATGTCTGATGTGCTGTCCAAGCAGGACAAGCAGGTGGTGATGGAGGGCCAGGAGCCAGCTGAATTCTGGGTAGCTCTGGGAGGAAAGGGTCCCTATGCCAGCGACAAGAG AATGCAGAGGGAGGAGCCTCTTCACAGTCCCCGGCTGTTTGAATGCTCCAATCAGACGGGCCGGTTCAGGATGACCGAGGTGGACGACTTCACCCAGGACGACCTGGACGAGGAGGATGTCATGCTGCTGGACACCtgggaggag attTTCTTATGGGTTGGAAACTTAGCCAACCAGTACGAGACCAAGGAGGCGTGGAACTGTGCGCAGGAGTACCTGAGGACCCACCCAGCAAGACGCGACCCCGACACACCCATCATCTTTGTCAAAGAGGGCCACGAACCGCCCACCTTCACCGGCTGGTTCAATGCCTGGGATCCTCATAAgtggagt GGAGGCAACTCCTATGAGGAGAcgaaaaaaaagctgtgtgaTGCAACATCTCTCTCACAGATCACTGTA GATTTCTCTAATCTCAATAAGAGTCCTGGGGGTAGTTACCAGGCTCCAGGAAGCCCCATGACCTCCCCTCCAATCTACAGGACCCATGGCGGTGATCTCTCCCCCAGACCTGCTACTCCCACCAGCCCGCCCACCCTGAGGACCCAGTCCCCTGGGCTCATGAACCTGTCACCCTCCTCTGGCTTCAATCTAACATTCACGGATGGTGGCATGAAGTCCCCCTCTGCTGGATACTCTGGGAAGTTCCTGGACCCAGAGCTGCTCATCAACAAGTCTCCTAGTGAGCTGCCGCAGGGAGTGGACCCCAGCCAGAGAGAG GCCCACTTGTCAGATGTGGACTTCGAGAACCTGCTCGGCTCAAGTCGCGCAGACTTCCTGCGCCTGCCGAAGTGGAGGCAGGCTGACTTGAAGAAAAAGGCCGGACTTTTCTGA
- the vill gene encoding villin-1 isoform X3 — protein sequence MESCGQRRHRGPHSARHKISKMMTDESLDAFRSVSRKPGLQIWTINNMKMAPVSPRGFGNFFEGDCYIVLYIVENRGSRQSVDIHYWIGNTSSQDEQGTAAIYVTQLDEYLGGSPVQYREVQGYESPRFRSYFKNGLIYKKGGVASGFHHVDTNVYNILRLLHVKGRKNVTATEVEVSWNSFNNGDIFLLDIGKAIVQWNGPQSNRREKLKAVLLAQDIRDRERGGRAQIGVVEGGDERDSPELMKIMTAVLGQRNGPVREATPDDRSEQVQNNNVRLYHVFEHSGNLVVQEVATEPLTQDLLRSSDCYIADQRGSSVMVWKGKQASKEERREALNRAVGFIKAKNYPSSTSVKVMCEGGESAMFKHLFKSWRDKGQTQGLGTTYNVGKIAKVDQAKFDVMQLHARPELAAQHRMVDDGSGDVTVWRIENLELAEVNRRTYGQFYGGDCYLVLYSYQRAGQQQYILYMWQGRHATTDEITACAYQAVNVDNKYNGAPVQVRVVMGKEPRHFLAIFKGRLIIFEGGTGRAGVVNPDKGARLFQVRGNDELSTKATEVQARASSLNTNDVFLLKTDHVSYLWYGKGCSGDERVVGRAMSDVLSKQDKQVVMEGQEPAEFWVALGGKGPYASDKRMQREEPLHSPRLFECSNQTGRFRMTEVDDFTQDDLDEEDVMLLDTWEEIFLWVGNLANQYETKEAWNCAQEYLRTHPARRDPDTPIIFVKEGHEPPTFTGWFNAWDPHKWSGGNSYEETKKKLCDATSLSQITVDFSNLNKSPGGSYQAPGSPMTSPPIYRTHGGDLSPRPATPTSPPTLRTQSPGLMNLSPSSGFNLTFTDGGMKSPSAGYSGKFLDPELLINKSPSELPQGVDPSQREAHLSDVDFENLLGSSRADFLRLPKWRQADLKKKAGLF from the exons ATGGAAAGCTGTGGTCAAAG GAGACACCGTGGCCCTCACTCCGCGAGACACAAGATAAG CAAGATGATGACTGATGAAAGTCTCGACGCCTTCAGAAGCGTCAGTCGAAAGCCCGGCCTGCAGATATGGACCATCAAC AACATGAAGATGGCGCCTGTCTCACCCAGGGGTTTTGGTAACTTCTTCGAGGGAGACTGTTACATTGTTCTTTAT ATCGTTGAGAACAGGGGCTCGCGCCAATCCGTCGACATCCACTACTGGATAGGGAACACCTCCTCCCAGGACGAACAAGGCACGGCTGCCATCTACGTCACCCAGCTGGACGAGTACCTGGGCGGGAGTCCGGTGCAGTACAGGGAGGTGCAGGGTTATGAGTCTCCGCGCTTCAGGAGCTACTTCAAAAACGGCCTCAT CTACAAGAAGGGCGGGGTGGCCTCGGGTTTTCACCACGTGGATACCAATGTCTACAACATCCTGCGACTGCTGCACGTCAAGGGGAGGAAAAACGTCACAGCGACGGAG GTGGAGGTGTCATGGAACAGCTTCAACAACGGAGACATATTCCTGCTGGATATCGGGAAAGCCATAGTGCAGTGGAACGGCCCCCAGAGCAACAGGAGAGAGAAGCTCAAG GCAGTCTTGCTGGCGCAGGACATCcgggacagggagagaggaggtcgAGCTCAGATTGGTGTcgtggagggaggagacgagagggACTCGCCGGAGCTGATGAAGATCATGACGGCCGTCCTCGGCCAGAGAAACGGGCCTGTGAGGGAGGCCACTCCTGATGACAGATCAGAGCAGGTGCAGAACAACAACGTCAGGCTCTACCA TGTGTTTGAACACAGCGGAAACCTGGTGGTTCAAGAAGTGGCCACAGAGCCTCTAACGCAAGACCTGCTGCGCTCCTCT gACTGTTACATCGCGGACCAGAGAGGCTCCAGTGTGATGGTGTGGAAAGGCAAACAGGCCTCCAAGGAGGAGCGGCGAGAAGCTCTCAACAGGGCGGTG GGCTTTATCAAAGCCAAGAACTACCCGTCCAGCACCAGCGTGAAGGTGATGTGCGAGGGGGGGGAGTCGGCGATGTTCAAGCACTTGTTCAAGTCCTGGAGAGATAAAGGGCAAACCCAGGGTCTCGGCACCACCTACAACGTCGGGAAGATAG CAAAGGTAGACCAAGCAAAGTTTGATGTGATGCAGCTCCACGCACGCCCCGAGCTGGCAGCGCAGCACCGCATGGTGGATGACGGCTCGGGAGATGTGACG GTGTGGCGTATTGAGAACTTGGAGCTGGCCGAAGTAAACCGACGTACATATGGGCAGTTTTATGGAGGAGACTGTTATTTGGTGCTGTACTCATATCAAAGAGCGGGCCAGCAGCAGTACATCCTCTACATGTGGCAG GGCCGTCACGCCACGACGGATGAGATCACAGCTTGCGCCTACCAGGCCGTCAACGTTGATAACAAGTACAACGGAGCCCCGGTCCAGGTCAGGGTGGTCATGGGAAAGGAGCCTCGCCACTTCCTGGCAATTTTCAAAGGCAGACTCATCATTTTCGAG GGTGGTACGGGCCGAGCTGGTGTGGTGAACCCAGACAAGGGAGCCAGGCTCTTCCAGGTGAGAGGAAACGATGAGCTGAGCACTAAGGCCACCGAGGTGCAGGCGAGGGCCTCGTCTCTGAACACCAACGATGTTTTCCTGCTGAAGACGGACCACGTCAGCTACCTGTGGTATGGAAAG GGCTGCAGCGGGGATGAGAGGGTGGTGGGGAGAGCCATGTCTGATGTGCTGTCCAAGCAGGACAAGCAGGTGGTGATGGAGGGCCAGGAGCCAGCTGAATTCTGGGTAGCTCTGGGAGGAAAGGGTCCCTATGCCAGCGACAAGAG AATGCAGAGGGAGGAGCCTCTTCACAGTCCCCGGCTGTTTGAATGCTCCAATCAGACGGGCCGGTTCAGGATGACCGAGGTGGACGACTTCACCCAGGACGACCTGGACGAGGAGGATGTCATGCTGCTGGACACCtgggaggag attTTCTTATGGGTTGGAAACTTAGCCAACCAGTACGAGACCAAGGAGGCGTGGAACTGTGCGCAGGAGTACCTGAGGACCCACCCAGCAAGACGCGACCCCGACACACCCATCATCTTTGTCAAAGAGGGCCACGAACCGCCCACCTTCACCGGCTGGTTCAATGCCTGGGATCCTCATAAgtggagt GGAGGCAACTCCTATGAGGAGAcgaaaaaaaagctgtgtgaTGCAACATCTCTCTCACAGATCACTGTA GATTTCTCTAATCTCAATAAGAGTCCTGGGGGTAGTTACCAGGCTCCAGGAAGCCCCATGACCTCCCCTCCAATCTACAGGACCCATGGCGGTGATCTCTCCCCCAGACCTGCTACTCCCACCAGCCCGCCCACCCTGAGGACCCAGTCCCCTGGGCTCATGAACCTGTCACCCTCCTCTGGCTTCAATCTAACATTCACGGATGGTGGCATGAAGTCCCCCTCTGCTGGATACTCTGGGAAGTTCCTGGACCCAGAGCTGCTCATCAACAAGTCTCCTAGTGAGCTGCCGCAGGGAGTGGACCCCAGCCAGAGAGAG GCCCACTTGTCAGATGTGGACTTCGAGAACCTGCTCGGCTCAAGTCGCGCAGACTTCCTGCGCCTGCCGAAGTGGAGGCAGGCTGACTTGAAGAAAAAGGCCGGACTTTTCTGA
- the vill gene encoding villin-1 isoform X1, producing the protein MRSSSEEARVQSRSRQEIAGVLVPGRGDKYSPPSPLPHTLQLAHGRKSKRSFSSLKDITSLICLRILQETPWPSLRETQDKFSKMMTDESLDAFRSVSRKPGLQIWTINNMKMAPVSPRGFGNFFEGDCYIVLYIVENRGSRQSVDIHYWIGNTSSQDEQGTAAIYVTQLDEYLGGSPVQYREVQGYESPRFRSYFKNGLIYKKGGVASGFHHVDTNVYNILRLLHVKGRKNVTATEVEVSWNSFNNGDIFLLDIGKAIVQWNGPQSNRREKLKAVLLAQDIRDRERGGRAQIGVVEGGDERDSPELMKIMTAVLGQRNGPVREATPDDRSEQVQNNNVRLYHVFEHSGNLVVQEVATEPLTQDLLRSSDCYIADQRGSSVMVWKGKQASKEERREALNRAVGFIKAKNYPSSTSVKVMCEGGESAMFKHLFKSWRDKGQTQGLGTTYNVGKIAKVDQAKFDVMQLHARPELAAQHRMVDDGSGDVTVWRIENLELAEVNRRTYGQFYGGDCYLVLYSYQRAGQQQYILYMWQGRHATTDEITACAYQAVNVDNKYNGAPVQVRVVMGKEPRHFLAIFKGRLIIFEGGTGRAGVVNPDKGARLFQVRGNDELSTKATEVQARASSLNTNDVFLLKTDHVSYLWYGKGCSGDERVVGRAMSDVLSKQDKQVVMEGQEPAEFWVALGGKGPYASDKRMQREEPLHSPRLFECSNQTGRFRMTEVDDFTQDDLDEEDVMLLDTWEEIFLWVGNLANQYETKEAWNCAQEYLRTHPARRDPDTPIIFVKEGHEPPTFTGWFNAWDPHKWSGGNSYEETKKKLCDATSLSQITVDFSNLNKSPGGSYQAPGSPMTSPPIYRTHGGDLSPRPATPTSPPTLRTQSPGLMNLSPSSGFNLTFTDGGMKSPSAGYSGKFLDPELLINKSPSELPQGVDPSQREAHLSDVDFENLLGSSRADFLRLPKWRQADLKKKAGLF; encoded by the exons ATGAGGAGCTCGAGTGAGGAGGCTCGAGTCCAATCTCGATCCAG ACAGGAAATTGCAGGTGTGCTCGTGCCAGGGCGTGGAGACAAATACAGCCCGCCCTCGCCGCtgccacacacactccagcttGCACACGGGAGGAAAAGCAAGCGATCTTTTTCATCGCTTAAAGACATCACATCACTAATCTGCCTCCGCATCTTGCAGGAGACACCGTGGCCCTCACTCCGCGAGACACAAGATAAG tTCAGCAAGATGATGACTGATGAAAGTCTCGACGCCTTCAGAAGCGTCAGTCGAAAGCCCGGCCTGCAGATATGGACCATCAAC AACATGAAGATGGCGCCTGTCTCACCCAGGGGTTTTGGTAACTTCTTCGAGGGAGACTGTTACATTGTTCTTTAT ATCGTTGAGAACAGGGGCTCGCGCCAATCCGTCGACATCCACTACTGGATAGGGAACACCTCCTCCCAGGACGAACAAGGCACGGCTGCCATCTACGTCACCCAGCTGGACGAGTACCTGGGCGGGAGTCCGGTGCAGTACAGGGAGGTGCAGGGTTATGAGTCTCCGCGCTTCAGGAGCTACTTCAAAAACGGCCTCAT CTACAAGAAGGGCGGGGTGGCCTCGGGTTTTCACCACGTGGATACCAATGTCTACAACATCCTGCGACTGCTGCACGTCAAGGGGAGGAAAAACGTCACAGCGACGGAG GTGGAGGTGTCATGGAACAGCTTCAACAACGGAGACATATTCCTGCTGGATATCGGGAAAGCCATAGTGCAGTGGAACGGCCCCCAGAGCAACAGGAGAGAGAAGCTCAAG GCAGTCTTGCTGGCGCAGGACATCcgggacagggagagaggaggtcgAGCTCAGATTGGTGTcgtggagggaggagacgagagggACTCGCCGGAGCTGATGAAGATCATGACGGCCGTCCTCGGCCAGAGAAACGGGCCTGTGAGGGAGGCCACTCCTGATGACAGATCAGAGCAGGTGCAGAACAACAACGTCAGGCTCTACCA TGTGTTTGAACACAGCGGAAACCTGGTGGTTCAAGAAGTGGCCACAGAGCCTCTAACGCAAGACCTGCTGCGCTCCTCT gACTGTTACATCGCGGACCAGAGAGGCTCCAGTGTGATGGTGTGGAAAGGCAAACAGGCCTCCAAGGAGGAGCGGCGAGAAGCTCTCAACAGGGCGGTG GGCTTTATCAAAGCCAAGAACTACCCGTCCAGCACCAGCGTGAAGGTGATGTGCGAGGGGGGGGAGTCGGCGATGTTCAAGCACTTGTTCAAGTCCTGGAGAGATAAAGGGCAAACCCAGGGTCTCGGCACCACCTACAACGTCGGGAAGATAG CAAAGGTAGACCAAGCAAAGTTTGATGTGATGCAGCTCCACGCACGCCCCGAGCTGGCAGCGCAGCACCGCATGGTGGATGACGGCTCGGGAGATGTGACG GTGTGGCGTATTGAGAACTTGGAGCTGGCCGAAGTAAACCGACGTACATATGGGCAGTTTTATGGAGGAGACTGTTATTTGGTGCTGTACTCATATCAAAGAGCGGGCCAGCAGCAGTACATCCTCTACATGTGGCAG GGCCGTCACGCCACGACGGATGAGATCACAGCTTGCGCCTACCAGGCCGTCAACGTTGATAACAAGTACAACGGAGCCCCGGTCCAGGTCAGGGTGGTCATGGGAAAGGAGCCTCGCCACTTCCTGGCAATTTTCAAAGGCAGACTCATCATTTTCGAG GGTGGTACGGGCCGAGCTGGTGTGGTGAACCCAGACAAGGGAGCCAGGCTCTTCCAGGTGAGAGGAAACGATGAGCTGAGCACTAAGGCCACCGAGGTGCAGGCGAGGGCCTCGTCTCTGAACACCAACGATGTTTTCCTGCTGAAGACGGACCACGTCAGCTACCTGTGGTATGGAAAG GGCTGCAGCGGGGATGAGAGGGTGGTGGGGAGAGCCATGTCTGATGTGCTGTCCAAGCAGGACAAGCAGGTGGTGATGGAGGGCCAGGAGCCAGCTGAATTCTGGGTAGCTCTGGGAGGAAAGGGTCCCTATGCCAGCGACAAGAG AATGCAGAGGGAGGAGCCTCTTCACAGTCCCCGGCTGTTTGAATGCTCCAATCAGACGGGCCGGTTCAGGATGACCGAGGTGGACGACTTCACCCAGGACGACCTGGACGAGGAGGATGTCATGCTGCTGGACACCtgggaggag attTTCTTATGGGTTGGAAACTTAGCCAACCAGTACGAGACCAAGGAGGCGTGGAACTGTGCGCAGGAGTACCTGAGGACCCACCCAGCAAGACGCGACCCCGACACACCCATCATCTTTGTCAAAGAGGGCCACGAACCGCCCACCTTCACCGGCTGGTTCAATGCCTGGGATCCTCATAAgtggagt GGAGGCAACTCCTATGAGGAGAcgaaaaaaaagctgtgtgaTGCAACATCTCTCTCACAGATCACTGTA GATTTCTCTAATCTCAATAAGAGTCCTGGGGGTAGTTACCAGGCTCCAGGAAGCCCCATGACCTCCCCTCCAATCTACAGGACCCATGGCGGTGATCTCTCCCCCAGACCTGCTACTCCCACCAGCCCGCCCACCCTGAGGACCCAGTCCCCTGGGCTCATGAACCTGTCACCCTCCTCTGGCTTCAATCTAACATTCACGGATGGTGGCATGAAGTCCCCCTCTGCTGGATACTCTGGGAAGTTCCTGGACCCAGAGCTGCTCATCAACAAGTCTCCTAGTGAGCTGCCGCAGGGAGTGGACCCCAGCCAGAGAGAG GCCCACTTGTCAGATGTGGACTTCGAGAACCTGCTCGGCTCAAGTCGCGCAGACTTCCTGCGCCTGCCGAAGTGGAGGCAGGCTGACTTGAAGAAAAAGGCCGGACTTTTCTGA